From the Musa acuminata AAA Group cultivar baxijiao chromosome BXJ3-1, Cavendish_Baxijiao_AAA, whole genome shotgun sequence genome, the window ATGGGGGACAGTGGCTGGAGCGGCAAGCAAGTTCATGCCGCTGCCATCAAATTGGGAACAAGCTCGGATGGGTTCGTCTGTAGCAGCTTGGTAGACATGTACATGAAACACGAGCTTCCAACTGAGGCGCAGAGAGCATTTGCGACAATGGACGGCATGCGAGACTGCGTGTGCTGGAAGTCTTTGCTCATTGGCTATGCGCGGAGTGGCTGCGGCATGGAGGCTGTCAAGTTGCTGTATGAAATGAAGGCCGCAGGAATCAACGTGCAAGAATCGATAGTCCACGAAGCAATGACGGCTTTGGACATCGTAAAACAGGTGCAGGAAACATGAAGATACGGCTAATCTTCTCTATTGTAACGTCAACTGGACCTGGAAGTCTTGCTTCAGAAAGATCAAGTCTTCTTGTACAGATTCAGCTTTGTCGTTCTTCATGAACAGACAAACCACCATGAACGAATTCTGCAATCGAGCAAAGAAATGATCAGAGACGCAGCAGCAGATGCATGTCACGATGAGTATGTGAATAGATGTTCAAATTGCACAATCCAGACTAGCAGTCCACTGATCAATAGTATGAATCATGTGCAAATGTGTCATCCACTCTGATCACTTCAACGCAAACTTTATTGTTCATTTCATTGTTCGCAAGATGAAGATTGAGGAACTTCTGATTTGATTGATACTTTGTCATGGTCCGCTGCAGGAACATTGGTAGAGCTATCTGACAGATACACGTATATGAAAGCTAAAATATGGCCATGCAGAAGCAACAGTGTTCCATGATGTTAAAGGACATTGTATATGAACATGGAGACATCAAAAAATCTGTATACTCTATTTGCTGTCAGCCTACATGTCTCTGTTCCACATGATACTGTCTTAGAATTTTGGAGTATGTAACTATGACACTGAAAAAGCTGTATAAAAGTATATTATGTTGGCTTTCTGTATCTCTAATAGAGAACTTTTCTGTTTTTTCATACATGTAAGCTCACTGATAATGCTATATAAATCGGTTGGTTTAGGTATTATTATGCTGTTGCATGTTGAACATCTCTAGCATGCAAGCTAGTATAATACAAATTAAGAACTTAGCCTTGACTATCAAGTTCTAAAAATTATGTTTTACTTGCCGCTTGAAAGTGAATGTATGCAGTCATTGTAGTTGATACTTTGAAGAACATCACACAACTTTCTTGGCAAATTATAGTCTGGAAAGCTACAGCTGTCCAAATGTCAAAAGATGTTAATGCCTTTCCTGTGAAGTGATGATTCGACCAGCTAAAGTCAtttgatgagaaaaaaattacataAGTTGGTGAGTGAAGAGACATTCCTTCTGTCATTCAACTTGGGCTGATGCAGCCTTGTACAATCATAGTGGCATGATTTATTCCAAGATTTCTACTTTAAATACTTCTAAAACCTAGAACTTCCTTCCCATCTAAAAAACAAGCAGGATTATGTAAGAAATGAGCAGATGAACTCCTTATGGAAAAAGGATAATAGTTCTTCTGGCTTATATCAGCTTGCAGAAGTGAATTTGGCAGTGTATTTTTAGTTGACATTTTCAAGATGATTGACAGTAGTACTAACTTGAAAGAATAATTACCTATCGCAAAAACAATTGCAGCAAAACTACTGAATGCTCTTACCTTATATCATGCAGATAGAGATTATATTTGCAGATAGGATacttcaatatttttattttattttattttcagaagAAGATAGGGTATTTTTTTTGTACGGCAAAGAACTCATATCAAGTTGGAAACATAGATAATTGTCATTAGCAACGATCGATATGTATTATCTTGAGCAAAGATAGAATACAACAAACAATATCAAGTAATTCAAATTTTGCCACTTGTAGGTGTTGCACGAATCTCCAAGTGGTAATCAATCATTTCTTTTCAAACTAATGGTTACTAGTCATTAATCTGAGTCTAccggacatatatatatatatatatatatataacgggtCCTGACAGCCGTTATAATGAATGTTAAGACCGTTATTTTTTACAATGGCGTGTGTAACGGGCAGCGGAGACCGTATGATCACCTGTGAATGCCAGTCTCTTTGCATACgcatacatattattattatattcatatCTTCTGAAGCTTAAACCTCTGCAGAATCCCATTACCGCCGTCACGGGAGCTGGAGAGATGGCGAAGCTCGTCCGCCACTCTCTCCGTCGAACCCCAAATCCCTCCCGCCTCTCCTCCCTTCCTCTTCCCCCTCCTCCTCGAAGatgtttctcttctaatgaagcaGATATCCTCGAACGCCGAGGAGAAGACATCCACGGCAgcatcggcggcggcggcggcggaggaggagaccAGGCAGAGGAACTATTGGATAAGTTGCGTGCACAGCTCCGGCAAAAGGGCTGCTTTCATTCCTCCCTATCACTCTGCCAAACCCTAATTCTCTCCCACAAGCCCCTCGTCCCCCCCCCCTCCCACCTCTTCCGATCCCTCGCCGGCTCCTTTTCCCATTCTCACCCGCTCTCCCACTCCGCTGCCAGCCTCCTCGTCTCCGCTTACGCTTCGCTTAACCTCCCTGACGAGGCCCTCGACCTCGTCTCCTTCGTCGCCCAGGAAAGCTCCCACCTGTTCCCCTGTCTCCGTTCGTGCAATCTCCTGCTTGAGACCCTTGTATCGCGCAAGCGGTACACCGATGCCTTGTCTCTCTTCAACCGGTTGGTCGCCTCTCCAATTCGCCCGGACACCTACGCCTACAATAAGGCCATCCAGTCGGCTGTCAAATCCGGAGATCTGGATAGAGCGATGGAGTTATTTCATTGCATGGAGAAGAAGGATTGCCTAAAGCCGGATGCTTTCACCTTCAATTGCCTGATATCGTGCCTGTGCAGGGAGCGGCGCCTGGATGGTGCTCAGAAGATGTTTGAAGAAATGGAGAGGAGGGGAATCACACCAACCCTCATCACATATAATACGATGGTTGATGGGTATTGTAAAATTGGGAATTTGGATGCTGCTTTTGGTGTGCGGGATCGGATGCGGGCTTCGAAATTGAAGCCAAACCTTGTCACGTATAATACCTTGCTATCGGGGCTTTGTTGTGCCAGCCGGATGGATGACGTAAATTCCTTGTTGGATGAGATGAGAGCAGCTGGTTTCATGCCTGATGGATTTACGTACAGTGCTCTCTTTGATGGCCACTCGAGAAGTGGCGATGTGGAAGCCGCATTGGTTTTATTCGAGGAGTCAGTTAAAAAGGGTGTAACAATAGGAGTGTACACTTGCAGTATATTGTTGAATAGACTTTGCAAGTATGGAAAAGTTGCCAAAGCAGAAGAGGTCTTGGAGAGACTAGTAGAAAAAGGCTTGGTCCCAACCAGTGTGATCTTTAATACGATTGTTGATGGATATTGTCGCATAGGAGATATGGAAGGAGCCTTTGAGGCCATGGGCCGGATGGAGTCACTTGGATTGAAAGTCGAATGCATCACTTACAATTCACTGGTAAATGGGCTGTGCAAATTGCAAAGGATGGCTGAGGCAGAGGGGTTGATCAAGGAGATGGTAGGGAAGGGAGTGTCACCAGAAGTGGAGACATATAATCCACTCATCGATGCTTATGCGCAAGCTTGTCACTTTGAGAGGTGCTTCGACATTTTTGAGGAGATGAAGGATATGGGGCTGGAATTGAATGTTGTGTCTTATGGATCGCTGGTCAATGGTTTCTGCAAACAAGGCATGCTTGTGGAAGCAGAAGCACTCTTCCAAGACATGGTATCAAGAGGTATTCGACCAAATGTGCAGATATACAACATTCTAATTGATGCATATTGTATACAGGAAGAGTTGCAAAAGGCTTTTGAACTGATGGAGGGAATGAAGAAAACTGGGATATCTCCTAGTATTGTGACTTATAATACTCTAATAAAAGGTCTGTCTCTCAAAGGAAATCTATCAGAAGTTCAACACTTGGCCCTCAGGTTAAGAGATGAAGGTTTAAGCCCTGATGCAGTTACGTACACCATTCTTATATCTGCCTATTGTAATACCAGCTCTACTGATAAAGCTATTGAGCTTTACAAAGAGATGGAGAAGCTAGGCCTCAGACCAACCTTGTCTACTTATCATGCCTTGATTAGTCAGACGAGCTTAGAAGGAAGGATGCAAGATGCTGAGAATTTATTTGAAGAAATGCTACAGAAGAAACTGCTTCCTGATAGGGATATCTATAGTGCACTAATGTCTGGTTATGCTAATTATGGACATCAAGAAAAGGTAGTTGTTTTACAGAAAGAGATGGAACAGAGGGGAATGTTACCTGTTGTAAGGTAAGAAATGAAAAGA encodes:
- the LOC103999054 gene encoding pentatricopeptide repeat-containing protein At5g12100, mitochondrial yields the protein MAKLVRHSLRRTPNPSRLSSLPLPPPPRRCFSSNEADILERRGEDIHGSIGGGGGGGGDQAEELLDKLRAQLRQKGCFHSSLSLCQTLILSHKPLVPPPSHLFRSLAGSFSHSHPLSHSAASLLVSAYASLNLPDEALDLVSFVAQESSHLFPCLRSCNLLLETLVSRKRYTDALSLFNRLVASPIRPDTYAYNKAIQSAVKSGDLDRAMELFHCMEKKDCLKPDAFTFNCLISCLCRERRLDGAQKMFEEMERRGITPTLITYNTMVDGYCKIGNLDAAFGVRDRMRASKLKPNLVTYNTLLSGLCCASRMDDVNSLLDEMRAAGFMPDGFTYSALFDGHSRSGDVEAALVLFEESVKKGVTIGVYTCSILLNRLCKYGKVAKAEEVLERLVEKGLVPTSVIFNTIVDGYCRIGDMEGAFEAMGRMESLGLKVECITYNSLVNGLCKLQRMAEAEGLIKEMVGKGVSPEVETYNPLIDAYAQACHFERCFDIFEEMKDMGLELNVVSYGSLVNGFCKQGMLVEAEALFQDMVSRGIRPNVQIYNILIDAYCIQEELQKAFELMEGMKKTGISPSIVTYNTLIKGLSLKGNLSEVQHLALRLRDEGLSPDAVTYTILISAYCNTSSTDKAIELYKEMEKLGLRPTLSTYHALISQTSLEGRMQDAENLFEEMLQKKLLPDRDIYSALMSGYANYGHQEKVVVLQKEMEQRGMLPVVR